One window of the Zea mays cultivar B73 chromosome 3, Zm-B73-REFERENCE-NAM-5.0, whole genome shotgun sequence genome contains the following:
- the LOC103650003 gene encoding phosphatidylinositol 4-kinase gamma 1, with product MAIAVGHFHDLKPPAVRDRHYSLHSVALLDSLLLDRDHREHGDAAAAAGGGHTGLSPRRRSQSSPCFTTVAPAGSEHADQSENKMPRVEIVVGRHARGVRELIAEAAVAIASGTRLVPAQSGLGGALLLNGSRAGEHVAVIKPLDDTAAAGSSPANGGGYASKTVLREVAAFLLDHDGFASVEPTALIKISSPAMATTVASIQRFVAHEYDAGELGPSRFSVASVHRVGIIDVRLLNIDRHAGNILVKNPPSSQRADSSPSAPPRLDLVPIDHGLCLPEQLEDPYFEWLHWPQSSLPFSDDELAYVASLDPFKDAETLRAELPSLKEPAIRILTVCTIFLKRAAAAGLCLADIGDMMTREFTAQQDVLSTLEALCKQARDSILLLPRLPSFRHPSTDGDGVDEGTAVSGGRKHVSFGDLSFAEWVSFLERFEQLLPAALEAKKRAGLRTSSSF from the coding sequence ATGGCAATCGCGGTCGGCCATTTCCACGACCTCAAGCCCCCCGCCGTGCGGGACCGGCACTACAGCCTCCACTCCGTCGCGCTGCTCGACAGCCTGCTGCTCGACAGGGATCATAGGGAGCACGGGGATGCCGCCGCCGCGGCCGGAGGGGGCCACACCGGCCTGTCCCCGCGGCGCCGGAGCCAGTCCTCCCCGTGCTTCACGACCGTCGCGCCTGCCGGCTCGGAGCACGCGGACCAGTCCGAGAACAAGATGCCGCGCGTGGAGATCGTCGTGGGCCGCCACGCCCGCGGCGTGCGCGAGCTCATCGCGGAGGCCGCGGTCGCCATCGCGTCCGGGACGCGGCTTGTCCCGGCGCAGAGCGGCCTCGGCGGGGCGCTGCTGCTCAACGGCAGCCGCGCTGGCGAGCACGTCGCTGTCATCAAGCCGCTCGACGACACTGCGGCCGCGGGGTCGTCGCCGGCGAACGGCGGCGGGTACGCGAGCAAGACCGTGCTGCGAGAGGTGGCCGCCTTCCTCCTCGACCACGACGGTTTCGCCAGCGTGGAGCCGACCGCGTTGATCAAAATCTCGTCCCCCGCGATGGCGACGACCGTGGCATCGATCCAGCGCTTCGTGGCGCACGAGTACGACGCCGGCGAGCTGGGCCCGTCGCGGTTCTCCGTGGCTTCCGTGCACCGCGTTGGCATCATCGACGTCCGCCTCCTCAACATCGACCGCCACGCCGGCAACATCCTGGTCAAGAACCCGCCAAGCTCCCAGCGCGCCGACAGCAGCCCATCCGCGCCGCCGCGGCTCGACCTCGTGCCGATCGACCACGGCCTCTGCCTGCCGGAGCAGCTCGAGGACCCGTACTTCGAGTGGCTGCACTGGCCGCAGtcctccctccccttctccgACGACGAGCTGGCGTACGTGGCGTCGCTGGACCCGTTCAAGGACGCCGAGACGCTCCGTGCCGAGCTGCCGTCCCTGAAGGAGCCCGCCATCCGGATACTCACCGTCTGCACCATCTTCCTGAAGCGCGCGGCCGCTGCGGGGCTCTGCCTCGCTGACATCGGTGACATGATGACCCGCGAGTTCACGGCTCAGCAGGATGTGCTGAGCACACTCGAAGCGCTATGCAAGCAAGCGCGTGACTCCATCCTCCTCCTCCCACGCCTGCCCTCCTTCCGACACCCCTCGACCGACGGCGACGGCGTCGACGAGGGTACAGCCGTCTCCGGCGGGCGGAAGCACGTGTCGTTCGGCGACCTGAGCTTCGCGGAGTGGGTGTCGTTCCTGGAGAGGTTCGAGCAGCTGCTGCCGGCGGCGCTAGAGGCCAAGAAGCGCGCTGGGCTACGGACGTCGTCGTCGTTCTGA